A stretch of DNA from Artemia franciscana chromosome 6, ASM3288406v1, whole genome shotgun sequence:
GAGCAGCTATGGGCATCTTTAAATGGATTGAGGCATCACTACTTCTTTACTCAAATACTTTCTAGGATAGTTAAATATCCATCCTTAGAATATTCTTAACTTATATgcttaagaaaatgaaaaaagatctTTCAGCCAACATAGGTTTTGGTAAACCCGGAAAATAGTGCCACTTTAGAAGGAAATATGCTAGAACAAAATGAGAGACACTTTTAGATTACTAATTTTATGCccattttcttgattttgttcACATTTCGCTAAAATATACACATTTCACATATACTCTAGTTACGCATCACCAATCACTTAGGTTTTGCTTCTCATGTTAATGAtggacatttaaaaaatataaaaatactagctgttggggtggcgcttcgcgccaccccaatacctagttggtgggggcgcttagcGCCCCCctctcaagcccccccccgcgtaagtcgctacgcgccatattagttacgcgccattgtagttgtgtccctgtgtcccacctgtgaatatagatagatatatatatatatttttaactacataaaacttgcgaatatacaacattctttgctgtcacattgtctgtccatataagtagattgtcaggtttaccaattcttgaacatgcaacataataattgtccatgggaaaactatccgtattcagatctatatcgcatttttctaacgattacccttgagctttgttgatggtgattgctaatcgaacattccctgtgtccccgtcgtcatttatatatccccctgttccaccggcgtccccgttgtagttgtgtcctggtcgtcatttatattccctgtgtcccagtcgtcatttgtgtcccggtatcccagtctgtaatttctctttgagtgtcccggtcgtcatttatattccctctgtcccggtctgtaatttttctttgagtgttttttatttttagttttttaccttttttcttttttcagttttctttttcttctttatttttcagcgtcactatgaaatacatatcgccgaacctttgttttttttaactaaaatctggtaggcattgatgaccttatccaagtcaaaatcccaaacccaatcatcatcgctatccttttcagttttgatatgttttgactctcgctgtccaggtggattttcatctaactgcgtggttttgcgttctcgtcatttatattccctgtgtcccggtcgtcattcgtgtcctggtatcccagtctgtaatttctctttgagtgtcccggtcgtcatttatatagatatatagatattgtttcatttcagtttttttttcttttttagttttttcttttcttagtttttttttagtttttcttttttaagtttcttctttttattgatttgttttcttcaatttgtcaatgttcattctaacattgacacttggaaaaatctttacgtgccaagcaagctaaagctccaacaatttataataaatttattataatttatagttttttctttttagttttttaccatttttcttttttcagttttctttttcttctttatttttcagacgtcatatgcaaaccctcaatacaaaaatacatacaacttatttttatatatagataagatataatctggcgtaatagacatagtgtaacagacataaaagacagacaacttatttttatatatatagatttttatatatatagatacagtttcttctttagttttttttcttttttagttttttcttttttttagtttcttctttttattgatttgttttcttcaatttgtcaatgttcattctaacattgacacttggaaaaatctttacgtgccaagcatgctaaagctccaacaatttatattaaacctcaaaatttggggtatctgttttaaggttttcgaattactttaatctattgtcaaaatatattgaaatatttgtgcaattcccagttttttttttagttttttctttttttttagttttttagattttttagtttttttttagttttttatctttttttatttttttacgttttttctttttatgttttttcttttttttaatttttttaatttttaattttttttagttttttctttttagttttttttttagttttttaccatttttcttttttcgaattactttaatctattgtcaaaatatttcgaaatatttatgcaatttccagtttttacattctagtttgttttcttttatatatatagaagatataatctggcgtaacggacagacaacttatttttatatatatagatagatataaataaaaagaaatgataTGAAAATTTAGTGCTGCTTCTATCTAGTATACACTCAAATAAAAATAGCAAGCAATCAATTAAGATCGAAAGCGAGTCCATACTTATTAGGATCCGAAGCAACTTCGAAAGTATCTTTCAACTTTTCACCATCTGACTTCTGAATAATTGCAGTCCTTAGGGGGACCTCCTTGTAGTTTGTATCCAGCGATGCCAGTTTATCAAGAACCGAAAAACCATCTAGTACCTATAAAAAATAAGGCATCCAAATTCAGCACATTAATAGAAGGAAATTTAGAGGGAGCTCCTTGTAGTTTGCATCCAGCGATGCCAGTTTATCAAGAACCAAAAAACTATCTAGTATCTATGAAAATTAAGGCATCCAAATTCAGTACATTAATAGAAGGAAATAATAGGGTTGCCAGAAAGCTGTCAGCCTTTACGCAGTTTTTCGAAACAATGTGTATAATTTTAAGCCACCATGTAGTTCATCTTTGATCACTAATACATTAATTATCTAAGTTACAATCAGTTGagtctattttcaaaatctaacaAAGAAAGAGATATTGATCCTCCATTATCATTGCTGGTACGCAAAGCGTTGACTTGACGTTGCtgttgttgtatattttttttacagggacaagtagcaaatCTGTTTATGAACCTTACTGTGTCAGAGATAAAGCCCTGGATCACATATTGACAGATAGATCATCAATCCATTGTACTACTGCACGGCCTAAACCTGACagattaattttggttttaactTCAATTCtgtcagaaattaaaaagagaCATTTACCCCACGAAGatattcaacaatttttttagatatccattttgaTCAAACAGTCTGAAGATCCCATAAAAAATGCTTGCGCGATTGACATGATCCCAAAACCTATATGGTAAGGATTATAAATAATTCAAATCGCTAGTAATTTAAACATGGGCTTTTTAATGGAAAAGGGTATTAACTGATGTTGGGTTATCAAAGGGGGTGCGGAACTCTCaagaataatattataattcaaaagaataaaaaattgtcggAGGCGAAATGGATTTTGGAACTTAGAAATTATTTCAGGTAGGCTTGGAGGACCTGAAGAGAgtggtaaaataataaaaaaaataatgaccgCCAAAACAGGTCTGATAACGACCCCAAAAAATTCCCTGTCCACTTACCATGAAAGGTTTCCTGCATTAAACTTGATACAGGATTACACAAAGGGATCAGAGGATGGAGTCAAAACTATCATATGTAGCATAGGAGAAAGAAAGGGGGAAATATAGTCGGACTTCAAATATTGTGTTAGGAAGGGGCTACGTATCATAAATTATAATTCAAGTACAAAAGTTATATCTTTATTTAGCAGCTTAGAGGATTCAAGTTAAAGTTTCCAAGCATTGTGTTTGAGGGTGGggtatataaatattatttagcATTTTGCTACAAGACGAAAACAAATGTTTAGCTGCAGTGTCTTAGAATGACTTTTGAAtttaagatgaaactttgatGTAATGTCTGAGGGGAAGGGGCAAGcaaacttcaatttttgatttgggaaaagagagagaaaaagcaATAAGAGATTCAGTCTCCAATATGACTGAATTTTTTTGTCCCTGTGAGCATGTATTAGACTAGAATCCATCCATCTGAAGTAGAGGTACAGAACCAAGGGCTTATACAGTGGGGGTAAGGGGGTTTGACTcctcccctgaaatttttgtttgattcgtaaaaacgtaacaaaattgaatataacCAGATTTGTGATGCATTTTTTACGATTATTTCACACAACCTCCCTCTCGAAATAATTTCGTTTGAAcaccaaccccctccccccaaaaaaatcgtgGATACTACTCTGTACAGAACCAAGGAAATTATGTGTGACAAGGCTATTAAAATAGCGCATCTGCATTATCTGAGAAGATGCTTGGGAATTTGAATTAACATTCCTAGGACTTAAAGGGAGGCCAGGTAAACTTCAAGTTTTGATttggacagaaagacagaagaAAATTGAGAGATACTACAGatctaggttgtcaaaatgtGGACACATCAGGAACAAAAGATAGATTGGGCTGAAAATTTCATCATTTCGGTGTGGGAAGAGGCGAAAGGACTATATATTTTGTGATTAGAGTTAGGAAATGTGGGAGGCAGAAATAAATCAAGGAATTCAATCctcacaaaatattttaaactattAACCCTAATAGAACTTTTTGAATATAATGTCTCAGAAAATACTTAGAGGGTTAAATTGATAATTCGATGGTTTATTTTGGGAGGGTATGGGTATCATAAttattctgtttttagtttgtttattcTGTTTTTCATAAAATACCTGTTTCTTATCGACAAACGGAACAATAATACAGTTAGGGATTACTTGAAATCGTTGCTCAGCGAAAGTTATTACAGGTACTCACATTTGATAGCAATAGAATATTGAATAAGTGAAATCACTAGGCTCTATTACAATATTACAAAGAGAGatgtaaactaaaaataaaaagtcttgCAAATCcataaaacctttgaaattaACAACAAATATTGCTAGCTTATACTAACAATGTTCATTTTACCAATAAGTCTAATTAACAAAGAATAAAAGTACGGCCTAgcacttttaatattcataaTACCAAAATTCAGGTGTAGCTTTAAGTAGAGCTATTGGtgacataaaaataaatgactCGAATTTTGGTTTTCTCGAACGAGAAACTGATAGTTTATCCATCCCTGAGATAAATCCTGTGCCACTTTCGCATTCACAAAATCACACATGGGTCCACTTATTCAGATCCAAAGAAGCAAGCGCAAAAGAAGCcatgattaaatttaaaaatgtcttaCGTGTTTTACTCTTGATAACTAATGGAATTAATTCACCTGGTAAATGAAATAGTTTTCGCAATTTAATCACTTACTAATGCTGGGCGAGCGCCCTTGAATTTTACTAATCGTAAATATTGGCGAGTGACTCgtttggcttttaaaaaatttctaaatctGGATTCTACCTGTTTCCTATTTTTGTTGGATCTCCGTTCTATTTGGTTTTTAGATTTAAGATTCGTCAAATTTTGGTCTGTATTTTTCGAAATTGGCTTTCCAcattttttggtcaattcaatttagttttcttttatattcattCTTTTAGAGCTAAAAAAAGGGTGGAATTGTCCTCCCAAGATATATATTAAGTTattcagcatttttattggtCTTAAAAAACCTTACccttaatctttttttctttaattttggtgAAAGGTTGAAATGTAGCTCATTGAGATCTGAAGCACAATAAGTAGATAATTAATTGTAACAGGTTCCAATTAGTATTTTTCAACGCAAATTGAAAATTGTAGTTAGCAAATGACCactaaaaaaatagttataaaaAGCCTTTTTTACTGCGGGgtaaacaacaaagaaaagtCATTAGCAAAGATAAACattcaagaattaaaaaactaaagaagtttAGGGTACCTTTCCAAAAGCAACATGTTTATGATCTAGCCACGGGGCTGCAGAAGTAGCAATGAAAAACTGGCATCCATTTGTATTTGCTCCTCTACTCGCCATTGCAACGATTCCTGGCATTGTaaaatttaccttaaaattttcatcaggaAAAACAGTGCCAAATATGCTAGTACTCCCACGGCCATCTCCGTAAACGACGTCACCACCTTGAACAAGCGAGTTTTTTATTACTCGATGGAATTTTGAGCCTGTGTAACTTTTTCCTTCAAAGCCATCGGTGGCTAatgtgaaaaaattattaactgTTTGAGGGACTTCTTTACCAAACAGGCCAATTTCTAGATCTCCAAGGATTTCGCTGTCAATTGATATTGTAAATATAACTCGATGGGTGACCTCCAAGTACTCGACtgccttaaaataaaattttgaattaaatacaTAAGAtcgaatttactttttttttattttaatgttgatcaggTTGAAAATAACAGCAATTCTATTGcaatttgaggaaaaaattggagaagacatacacaaaaaatttctggaaaaaaaattagaaccaAAAGTGCAAAGCTTGCAAAACTTATCAGAAAGGAACGAGGCTTCACGGAGAAATGCAggctttgaattttttctgcAAATTTAGCTGTTTAGTTACGTCAATTTTCACAAATGctgttaaaaaaacataaatcttttttttaaaaatatatacaaaagtttGACGAACGTTTTAACAAAGAACAGGAACGTACATAGGTGGACGTTAAAGCCCAGATCTCCTCCCTGAAGTCATAAATTTTCTCCAATTCTCGGGTACTTTTTATGTAGCTGATGTTTTCTGTATTATAGAAAACTCCTGTATTATAGAAAACTCCCATGGGTGAAAAGGTGTATATTCGTGACCTGGCTTAGGTATCACACGATATTTGTAAAAGGCGACAAGCTGCGAACCCGACACTCACGGCTAGACAAAGCTTGGATAGATCTAGAAAGCGAATATGGACTAGTAGCAGACACAGCTTCTGGCTCGCGGTTTTTGACACCGAAAAATATTCCACTCATGGCTTTAAAACAACCAATACATGGTATTTTTGTTAATCTTTGCAAATCAGTAACTTCAGCATTTTAGAATGCCTTTCGATTGAGATAAGTACATTACGACAATGAAAGTGCggttaattttcaaataatttgtttttcatgtcAGTTTTAGCGATAATTCTTGTTAGGTGATCTTATAAATAAGCATCATCTTCCATTGAATGCTCCCAACGGGCACGATGTCATGGAATGATATGAGTTCTGGGCAAGTCATTCAAATCTGCTAATTTAACAAAGTATATTCGTCCTTTTGACTTCAGCTAAAATTGTGTAATTTTGGGAACCAATGTCAAATATATAGTCATTCATAGAGCCAGAACAGATTGACAGACTTCTTAAATATAATTTGCTTCCGGGTAAGCGCACATGGCACTAGCCATTAGTGGGCTCATGGGTGCAGTGAACTCACTCTTAATTATGATTCAATAAacaaacgagttttttttttcaccgaaagtaaggaacaacattaaaactcaaaacgaacagaaattgctccttACAGGTAGTATCCCTTCAGAGCCCACCACATTCAATCCCCGGTACCGGCACTTTTTTAAAACCACACAGAATGGGGATTCCCTCAATGCTTCTGTCTACATAACCAAAGTCATAGATTGTGCGGTGGCTAGAATTATAGAtggtgacatttttttttctaacgacACATTTTGTAGCTTCTATGCAGTTTTACATTTATTGTATGATATTAGTGTCTGGTGTAAGAATCGAATGTGGGATCCAAAATTTCCTGAGATAAAAGAACGACATGTTAGTCGACTCTGCCAATAAGTCATTGATGATATTATATTCTAAGAAATACATTGTAGACaatcaatgtattgtttctggGACAATATCCAACTGATATTAAGTGTCAATATATCGTGATATGTAAATTGGACAATCAGTTTCTGAAGGAAAAATCCAGAATGGAAAGTTACTCCAAAATAGAATATTTCATCCCCTCCCAGTAAAATTCTTTTGGAACAATTCCATACTCGTTTAAAAGCCTCCCCCCCGTAAAAgcgttaaaaattatatttatcttACTTTTATCTGAAAGATAAGTTCTATTCGGATCATTCCGAAAATCCCTTTTCCGTGGAAATTATTGCCCAAAAATCCTAACtcacagaaaattcccccctccctcccGGACAATTCCTCTGcaacatctccacatgcaaaattgagtggGTAATGCGAAATTAAgacaaagaaatagaattttcatAAGAATTCCGTCAAAAATTTCCTCAGTGCTaaatttttcctggaaagttcacccccaaAAATTTACttccacatgaaaaattatccCCAAGGATAAAACTCTAAGTATAAAATCCACATGCCCAGAAAGTCTGTATACTACCCAATATCAAATACTATACGCATACAACGGGCAAAATTTACAGCTTAAAGGCCTATTCCCTGGGGCTAAGGTGGAAGAGGTTCATAATACCTGCAAAGAGATAGCTTTGTCACTTTTCAACTGtattgaacaaaacggctaaaaaaatgggaaaaaagacaaaaccaaaCGAACACGCACCTTCTTcattcttcagaaaaaaaattcacatctttggcaaataggagcttgaaacatctaaaatagggttctcttattCGTCGAATCTGATGGTAGGGTTTCTATTAAGATCGTTCGTCTTTTGGGGGATGTTACCCCCTTTTCGAGAATCAGGCAAATTGTCTCAATTTTGTAGACTTTTATAGGTCATTATGTATCAAATATTTAGATTGATTTTAATTGTACTTTCCAACACTGTTCAAAACAcgtagttttcagtaaagcggcAATGACACAGTAGGTTTTATACTTTTACAATTAGAGATGGAGGCAATACCCAAATTCTTGTtttgtattgatttttattcattcattGTGTTGCGgcgcaacactactgctttcgtagtttttttttttttttttttttcaccgtgatcagcgacctgtagcttcgaagtggtaagagttaaaaattcgagatttttcagagggaagggaaacgtgaaacagagtaaaaaagttccagagaagttcctaaaatttctaacagttttccataaaaaaaataaaaccgtttttttcttagaaactctgcgttcgatgtttggcgtcaagttaagacgaccctagcttcggaaataaacttgttagaaatacagctatgctgaactcatgtagaactttcatttgtctcttcgagaaccggagcacaaaattccgtagctcttacagatttcccggaaataattccggaaaagtccatctcgttccgatttttttttggaattttctcaaattttcgattttgatgtttcttatatttttatcgagtagtgctatgaaaagtatgcaagaagaagtgaagtgttctatataccaagttgcttcgttctctaagaaataatttccgaagtttcgacgttctagaggtaacttctgttctggaccagctagaattttttttccaacgcggttcgacaggtctcgatctcctaacaactggagcttacaatagtttctccgaaataaaattccttctttgggtttttctgtttggaagttttgtcatgccctcggggcaattaaaattttttggtgaatttggtttgttttatattttcctagcttagaccatcaaaagttaagcagaaaactataagacgttatttccgtatctctttcagatttcccggaaataattcccgaaatgtgcgtctcgaaacgtaatacttcgaattggcgtcaagttaagacggccctagttctcgtttatttctggactagctaaacattttaccaaactcagtttagtaggagctcgaaataaaaccatatcaaagatgcttcaagataacaatcgaagccgcattagaaaaatgtcctctgaaggacataatggagactgttgctccgcaactgtgccctaaggaacagggcacagttgctgcaacacttcccgttgcacaggcaacggaagTCTAGTTTCAAGCTTGTTTTGCgcattcaatttaagtttcatttgttgtaagatttatttattcacttatATTAGTAGGCTAcctattgtatgtgtgtttacTCTGatagtttatttaattactgtttgttttaggtttcatttaaaCTTCAATAGCAAGATatctttgttcattttaagctttatttgtatattcaaattaagctttgctcgttttaatattgttttgttcatttatatttgtacctgttaaatgtaatttttgctATGATCATTTCTtcaatttcggttcgttttgggtttcatttattctttagccataatttttggtcattttcagtttgagttattgtagatttctcttttttccgaTCTTAACCTTAATATggcctttaattttctttgaaaaacttttctttcggaaaggtttttcaaattaatttatgttagtttttgattgccaaagtttcaagtgTTTCAAATTCCCTAttccaaaatatgtttttctttcaaaataaaatccaagATAAACCTAAATGTGTATGAAGACACTCCTGgcaagaattaataaaattagaataaatttgtaatatataattatattaattgccGAAAGCTCATCagctcaagattttatttcattggaattttcattctatttttaatgtttttacaatCGCAGAAGAAAATACtagtaatataatttgttttagtaaagcgccaaaTACGCAGTAGACTTTACTCTTTTACCGCTAGGAAAacgggcagtagccaaactcttgtcaaacagttcgtggtaacgaactgtagcaaggagcgacccggctcaatagtaaccgtacctctaaaaaatttaatttttaaaccaatagttacatcaaaagaaacgcattttcatgctgattttaaatagcaAGTTTCatggcgtatcagaaaaccgtattgtagatgtttcaagttcctatttataaaaatgtggaattttgtattttttgccagaagtcagatcacgggtgcgtatttatttgtttgttttttcttttttttgattttttttattgatttgtttgtttgtttttccccagggatgatcgtatcgactcagtggtcctagaatttcacgagaggactcattctaacggaaattaaaagttctagtgccctttttaagtccaccaaaaaattggtggacacctaggccccctcccacgctcattctttcccaaagtcaccggatcaaaattctgagatagccgtttaatttaacatagtcgaaaaacctaataactttggggacgacttacttccccaaaGTCTCCGTGAgatgggctgcaagtttcaaactttgaccagtgtttacataaagtaatggttattgagtattgtacagacattttcattttttttggtcggggggttgaggggagggggttacgaggaagaatctttccatggaggattttgtcatgggggaagggaatttccatGAATACATAAATATgtacataatacataaatacataaataatgttctagctttatttataaacaatgagaaaataaatacgaaaatttgttttcaactgaaagtaaggaacagcattaaaacttaaaacgaacagaaattgttacgcatatgtgggcttcacctcctcctaatacctctctctttacgctaaagtatttttagtaatttcgactatttattctacggccttagtgattcaggggtcattcttaaggaactgggacaaaatttaaactttagtgtaatgagtgaggtactgacgagggaacaaaccccctcatatacctaataaaaacatacgaatatagaagttcgttatgtaagttaattcgtaagttacgtatattttttttttttatcaataaaaacgttctttaaaattaaaagttcctgttgcctttttaagtaaccaaaatattggagggcaactaggcctcctcctccgctctttttttcgaaatcgtccgatcaaaactataagaatgccatttagccaaaaaaaaaataatatgcaaatttcgttttaatttttcatgtccgaagagccaaaattaaaacaagcattaattcaaaaacgttcagaaactaaataaaaaagtttttttttaactgaaagtaaggagcgacattaaaacttaaaacgaacagaaatactcCGGATATAAAAGTGGCTCTTCCCTCTTCAGCgcctgctttttacgctaaagttttttactgttttaaaaagtggagttgagagaaagagtcaaactttaacgtaaagagcagggaactgaggagggaacagcccttttcatatacagagtaatttcttttcgttttaagttttaatgtctctccttactttcagctaaaaaactgtttttttatttaatttgtagtaaaaactctaggtatcttaaaaatcttggaaagagCTAACAAATGAAACTGACTTACCttgtttttagaataaaatgtcATTTATAGGTTTTTACTTGTGTGTGTAGGGGGGAGGGATGGGGTAGGGCCATGGAGGGTCAGCTCCAATAATATTAGaatgtaatattattaattagtttttcTGGTCGGGGGCTGTCGAGGGGGACCAGGAGTCAGGTTCCAtgatatttgtaataaaataccgtcagatattttttttccatgggggatAGGGCCAGGGATTGACTTCCATCATTTTTGGAATACAATATtatgacaaatattttttacaagggggagggggtcggGTCAGGAAGGGAGGGTCGGGGGTCAGTTctcatgatttttggaataaaataccGTAAAAAAATAGTTGTTGGCCAGAGGTCAGCTCCAGTATTTTTGGATTAAAACATCGCttataaattattgtttattgtaTTGGGGAGGGGCAGCTTATAGAGGGATGAACAGGAGTCAGCTTCTATAAGTTTGGAATAAAGAACTTTCAAtaagttttttggggggaaggtcGGGCCAAGGATGGAGGGATAGGAGTTAGTTCccatattttggaaatataatATCGTTAATATGTTATTGTGGGGAGGGAGGTGCCGGGCCATAGAGGGAGGAAAAAGAGTTAGCTCCCTTGATTCATCATTGATAAGCTTTTCCACGGGGAGGGAGATCAGGCAATTGAGAGCCAGGAGTAAGCTCCCATAGATATTAGCATAATATATCATta
This window harbors:
- the LOC136028295 gene encoding uncharacterized protein LOC136028295, yielding MLLFLIVQILCFSNLQNTNAVEYLEVTHRVIFTISIDSEILGDLEIGLFGKEVPQTVNNFFTLATDGFEGKSYTGSKFHRVIKNSLVQGGDVVYGDGRGSTSIFGTVFPDENFKVNFTMPGIVAMASRGANTNGCQFFIATSAAPWLDHKHVAFGKVLDGFSVLDKLASLDTNYKEVPLRTAIIQKSDGEKLKDTFEVASDPNNLWDILKAVSIPVIMSGTVVGVLQWLSSQLKY